One part of the Xylanimonas allomyrinae genome encodes these proteins:
- the serA gene encoding phosphoglycerate dehydrogenase, giving the protein MLRALLLENVHPVATEILRHAGFEVETRSGALDEAELIEALDGVHVLGIRSKTTVTRKVLESSPGLVAVGTFSIGTNQIDLAAATSHGVAVFNAPYSNTRSVVELALAEIISLTRRLSVRDKALHDGVWDKTADGAHEVRGRTLGIIGYGNIGSQLSVLAENLGMRVVFYDVQEKLSLGNARRVRSIEELLEVADAVTIHVDGRPGNAGFFGSDLFERMRPGAIFLNLSRGFVVDVEALRAAIESGHLAGAAVDVFPTEPKKRGDEFDSPLRGLPNVILTPHVGGSTEEAQEAIGEFVAGKLRDYLATGSTMLSVNLPNLQLAPTGVGRIMVLHRNVPGVLAAVNQVFAEHGANIEGQVLATRGDVGYVVTDISDVAQRGASAKLQEMATTVRLRIRDAFDRPEFPPGPAAGA; this is encoded by the coding sequence GTGTTGCGAGCCCTTCTCCTCGAGAACGTCCATCCCGTCGCCACCGAGATCCTGCGTCACGCGGGGTTCGAGGTCGAGACGCGCTCCGGCGCACTCGACGAAGCCGAGCTGATCGAGGCGCTCGACGGGGTCCACGTCCTCGGGATCCGGTCCAAGACCACGGTCACCCGCAAGGTCCTCGAGTCGTCCCCCGGCCTCGTGGCCGTCGGCACGTTCTCGATCGGCACCAACCAGATCGACCTGGCCGCGGCCACGTCTCACGGTGTCGCGGTCTTCAACGCGCCGTACTCCAACACCCGTTCGGTCGTCGAGCTCGCGCTCGCCGAGATCATCTCGCTGACCCGACGCCTGTCGGTGCGCGACAAGGCGCTCCACGACGGCGTCTGGGACAAGACGGCCGACGGCGCCCACGAGGTGCGCGGCCGCACGCTCGGCATCATCGGCTACGGCAACATCGGCTCACAGCTCTCGGTGCTCGCCGAGAACCTGGGAATGCGCGTGGTCTTCTACGACGTGCAGGAGAAGCTCTCGCTCGGCAACGCACGCCGGGTGCGCAGCATCGAGGAGCTGCTCGAGGTCGCGGACGCCGTGACCATCCACGTCGACGGCAGGCCGGGCAACGCCGGCTTCTTCGGTTCGGACCTCTTCGAGCGCATGCGGCCAGGGGCGATCTTCCTCAACCTGTCACGGGGTTTCGTCGTCGACGTCGAGGCGTTGCGCGCCGCGATCGAGTCGGGGCACCTTGCGGGCGCCGCCGTCGACGTGTTCCCCACCGAGCCGAAGAAGCGCGGCGACGAGTTCGACTCGCCGCTGCGGGGGCTGCCGAACGTCATCCTGACGCCCCATGTGGGCGGCTCGACCGAGGAGGCGCAGGAGGCGATCGGCGAGTTCGTCGCCGGCAAGCTGCGCGACTACCTCGCCACGGGCTCGACCATGCTGAGCGTCAACCTGCCCAACCTCCAGCTCGCTCCCACGGGCGTCGGCCGCATCATGGTGCTGCACCGCAACGTGCCTGGCGTCCTGGCCGCAGTCAACCAGGTCTTCGCCGAGCACGGCGCCAACATCGAGGGCCAGGTTCTCGCCACGCGCGGCGACGTCGGCTACGTCGTCACCGACATCTCCGACGTCGCCCAGCGCGGGGCTTCGGCCAAGCTTCAGGAGATGGCGACCACGGTGCGCCTGCGGATCCGGGACGCATTCGACCGTCCCGAGTTCCCTCCGGGCCCGGCCGCTGGGGCCTGA
- the nrdR gene encoding transcriptional regulator NrdR yields the protein MHCPFCRHPDSRVVDSRTSDDGSVIRRRRQCPSCGRRFTTLETASLSVVKRSGATEPFSRDKIVLGVRKACQGRPVSEDDLAILAQKVEETLRQQGSAEIDAYEIGLAILGPLRDLDEVAYLRFASVYQAFESLEDFESAITSLRAEHADRLTDDEATTSEPNRKG from the coding sequence ATGCACTGCCCGTTCTGCCGTCACCCCGACTCACGTGTGGTCGATTCGCGAACCTCAGACGATGGCTCGGTGATCCGTCGTCGCCGCCAGTGCCCGTCATGCGGACGCCGGTTCACGACGCTCGAGACAGCGAGCCTGTCGGTGGTCAAGCGGTCCGGTGCAACAGAGCCCTTCAGCCGCGACAAGATCGTGCTGGGCGTGCGCAAGGCGTGCCAGGGTCGGCCGGTGAGCGAGGACGACCTGGCGATCCTCGCCCAGAAGGTCGAGGAGACCCTCCGCCAGCAGGGCAGCGCCGAGATCGACGCGTACGAGATCGGACTGGCGATCTTGGGCCCGCTGAGGGACCTCGACGAGGTCGCCTACCTGCGCTTCGCGAGCGTCTACCAGGCGTTCGAGTCCCTCGAGGACTTCGAGAGCGCGATCACGTCGCTGCGCGCCGAGCACGCCGACCGACTGACCGACGACGAGGCGACGACGTCGGAGCCGAACCGGAAGGGCTGA
- a CDS encoding HelD family protein, with translation MAGRQDEIVHEQAVVDELYARLDVLRARARGRLRDVRREGPSGSPQNRSERDAFATLYEDRAAQLDAVEDRLAFGRLDLAAPEPDGETAVRYVGRIGLTDDEQRSLLTDWRAPAAEAFYRATSLQPAGVRRRRHLVTSGRRVTGVEDELLDLEHATDDGGQLGAASLSGEGALLAALATRRTGRMSDIVATIQSEQDRIIRSDLGGALVVQGGPGTGKTAVALHRAAYLLYAHRRQLERSGVLLVGPSRSFLRYIDQVLPSLGETGVVSTTLGELLPGITATVVEDGAVAEIKGRLLWADVVRRAVRARERVPERDVRVQLDGHHLVIRRRDVRDAIARARRTHRPHNEARTGFVRDMLARLAEQYQAAEGREHTPEDRAMVLEDLRGMREVRVALNLAWFPISPKKLVDDLLSRPHRLAEAAPELTDAERAAVLRAPWAPWTESDVPLLDEAAELLGDDDDVSRAEERALAAERAEALRHARSVLASGAAAGAMIPVDAETLAERFASGGPRLTTAERAATDRAWTYGHVVVDEAQELSPMAWRLLARRVPTRSMTIVGDVAQTASPAGARSWSAALAPVLRDGWRLEELTVSYRTPAAVADAAQRVAKAVGLPASPLTAAREVPGAIVDVEVRAGGTADAVAHAVAELAREFVGADGGGRVAVIADASALPSLRAAVDDALPDVLGADEFARLAAQRPEDQQVTVLAPREVKGLEYDAVVLVEPVDVAAGPGGWSDLYVAMTRPTQRLTVVHERALPPGFTG, from the coding sequence GTGGCAGGCAGGCAGGACGAGATCGTGCACGAGCAGGCAGTCGTCGACGAGCTCTACGCCCGCCTGGACGTGTTGCGGGCGCGCGCACGTGGTCGCCTGCGCGACGTGCGCCGCGAAGGACCCTCGGGCTCGCCGCAGAACCGCTCGGAACGCGACGCGTTCGCGACGCTCTACGAGGACCGCGCCGCCCAGCTCGACGCGGTCGAGGACCGCCTCGCGTTCGGCCGCCTCGACCTCGCCGCGCCCGAGCCAGACGGCGAGACCGCCGTCCGGTATGTCGGCCGGATCGGCCTCACCGACGACGAGCAGCGGTCGCTGCTCACCGACTGGCGCGCCCCCGCCGCCGAGGCGTTCTACCGTGCGACGTCGCTCCAGCCTGCGGGCGTGCGCCGCCGTCGCCACCTGGTGACCTCGGGCCGCCGGGTCACGGGCGTGGAGGACGAGCTGCTCGACCTCGAGCACGCCACCGACGATGGGGGCCAGCTCGGCGCTGCGTCGCTGTCGGGCGAAGGCGCCCTGCTCGCGGCGCTCGCGACGCGTCGCACCGGCCGCATGAGCGACATCGTCGCAACCATCCAGTCGGAGCAGGACCGCATCATCCGTTCCGACCTGGGCGGAGCGCTCGTCGTCCAGGGCGGGCCCGGCACGGGCAAGACCGCGGTGGCCCTGCACCGCGCCGCCTACCTGCTCTATGCCCACCGGCGCCAGCTGGAGCGGTCCGGTGTGCTGCTCGTGGGTCCGTCGCGCTCGTTCCTGCGCTACATCGATCAGGTGCTCCCCTCGCTCGGCGAGACGGGTGTCGTCTCGACCACGCTCGGCGAGCTGCTTCCCGGCATCACCGCGACCGTGGTCGAGGACGGTGCCGTCGCCGAGATCAAGGGCCGGCTGCTGTGGGCCGACGTGGTCCGCCGCGCCGTGCGGGCGCGCGAGCGTGTACCCGAGCGGGACGTGCGGGTGCAGCTCGACGGCCACCACCTCGTCATCCGTCGCCGTGACGTGCGCGACGCGATCGCCCGGGCACGCCGCACCCACAGGCCCCACAACGAGGCCCGCACCGGTTTCGTGCGCGACATGCTCGCTCGTCTCGCCGAGCAGTACCAGGCGGCCGAAGGTCGCGAGCACACGCCCGAGGACCGCGCGATGGTGCTCGAGGACCTGCGCGGCATGCGCGAGGTTCGGGTAGCGCTCAATCTCGCGTGGTTCCCCATCTCGCCCAAGAAGCTGGTCGACGACCTGCTCTCGCGGCCGCACCGGCTCGCCGAGGCCGCCCCCGAGCTCACCGACGCCGAGCGCGCGGCAGTGCTGCGCGCACCCTGGGCGCCGTGGACCGAGTCCGACGTCCCGCTCCTGGACGAGGCGGCCGAGCTGCTGGGCGACGACGACGACGTCTCGCGCGCCGAGGAGCGCGCGCTGGCCGCCGAGCGCGCCGAGGCGCTCCGGCACGCCAGGTCGGTGCTGGCGTCGGGAGCGGCGGCGGGCGCCATGATCCCCGTCGACGCCGAGACGCTCGCCGAGCGGTTCGCGTCGGGAGGTCCGCGCCTGACGACGGCAGAGCGGGCCGCGACCGACCGCGCGTGGACCTACGGCCACGTCGTCGTCGACGAGGCGCAGGAGCTGTCGCCGATGGCGTGGCGCCTGCTCGCACGACGCGTCCCGACGCGCTCCATGACGATCGTCGGCGACGTCGCCCAGACTGCCTCGCCGGCAGGTGCGCGCTCGTGGTCCGCCGCGCTGGCTCCCGTGCTGCGTGACGGTTGGCGGCTCGAGGAGCTCACGGTCAGCTACCGCACCCCGGCCGCGGTGGCCGACGCCGCACAACGCGTGGCCAAGGCCGTGGGCCTGCCCGCCTCGCCCCTCACGGCCGCACGTGAGGTGCCGGGCGCCATCGTCGACGTCGAGGTGCGCGCGGGTGGGACCGCCGACGCGGTCGCCCACGCGGTCGCGGAGCTGGCACGGGAGTTCGTCGGGGCCGACGGCGGCGGACGCGTCGCCGTGATCGCGGACGCCTCGGCGCTCCCGTCGCTGCGTGCTGCCGTCGACGACGCGCTCCCGGACGTCCTCGGCGCGGACGAGTTCGCGCGCCTCGCCGCGCAGCGGCCCGAGGACCAGCAGGTCACCGTGCTCGCGCCCCGAGAGGTCAAGGGCCTGGAGTACGACGCGGTCGTGCTGGTCGAGCCCGTCGACGTCGCGGCCGGGCCGGGCGGCTGGTCCGACCTGTACGTCGCCATGACGCGCCCGACACAGCGCCTGACTGTCGTGCACGAGCGCGCTCTGCCGCCCGGTTTCACGGGCTGA
- a CDS encoding LysM peptidoglycan-binding domain-containing protein has protein sequence MTVSPAARTFPSAPRGVSMPHGAFGLGGLRLTVRGRVVLIAVAVLVSGAFLGLGGRAFASDPGRPTEVTVHTVAPGETLWGYARQVAAPGEDVRDVVAHLLDLNELSSVALTVGQTILLPAA, from the coding sequence ATGACCGTCAGCCCTGCGGCTCGTACGTTCCCGTCCGCCCCGCGTGGGGTGTCGATGCCCCACGGCGCCTTCGGGCTGGGTGGCCTGCGGCTGACGGTGCGCGGACGGGTGGTGCTGATCGCCGTCGCCGTGCTGGTCTCGGGCGCGTTCCTCGGGCTGGGTGGGCGCGCCTTCGCGTCCGATCCGGGACGTCCGACCGAAGTCACGGTCCATACTGTCGCACCGGGGGAGACTCTGTGGGGCTACGCGCGGCAGGTCGCCGCGCCCGGTGAGGACGTGCGCGATGTCGTGGCACACCTGCTCGACCTCAACGAACTGAGCTCGGTGGCACTCACCGTCGGCCAGACCATCCTCCTTCCCGCCGCCTGA
- the lexA gene encoding transcriptional repressor LexA, translating into MTGRTTSTGTGAPGLATVSTLPDPGSKRGLTPRQQRVLETIRTSVETRGYPPTMREIGEAVGLASPSSVKHQLMTLERKGYLRRDPNRPRAMEVVDPSAADSDDTGGAQTAAPSAGREAHPAAGLVAGLDVGLDDEQLAAPSYVPVVGRIAAGGPILAEQLVEDVFPLPRQLVGDGDLFLLKVQGDSMVDAAICDGDWVVVRRQPVAENGEVVAAMIDGEATVKTFKRDHGHLWLLPQNPAYAPIPGDEAQILGRVVAVLRAL; encoded by the coding sequence ATGACGGGTCGCACGACGAGCACGGGGACGGGCGCCCCTGGGCTGGCGACGGTGAGCACGCTTCCCGATCCGGGGTCGAAGCGCGGTCTGACCCCGCGGCAGCAGCGCGTCCTCGAGACGATTCGCACCTCGGTCGAGACCCGTGGGTATCCGCCCACGATGCGTGAGATCGGCGAGGCCGTCGGGCTGGCGAGCCCCTCGTCGGTCAAGCATCAGCTCATGACCCTTGAGCGCAAGGGCTACCTACGCCGCGACCCGAACCGGCCGCGTGCGATGGAGGTCGTCGACCCGTCCGCTGCCGACAGCGACGACACAGGCGGTGCACAGACGGCCGCTCCCTCCGCCGGCCGCGAGGCACACCCGGCGGCAGGACTCGTCGCCGGTCTCGACGTGGGCCTCGACGACGAGCAGCTCGCCGCACCGTCGTACGTGCCCGTCGTCGGGCGCATCGCGGCCGGTGGCCCGATTCTGGCCGAACAGCTCGTCGAGGACGTGTTCCCACTCCCCCGCCAGCTCGTCGGCGACGGTGACCTGTTCTTGCTCAAGGTGCAGGGCGACTCCATGGTCGACGCCGCGATCTGCGACGGCGACTGGGTCGTGGTGCGGCGACAGCCCGTCGCGGAGAACGGCGAGGTCGTGGCCGCGATGATCGACGGCGAGGCGACGGTGAAGACATTCAAGCGGGACCACGGGCACCTGTGGCTGTTGCCGCAGAACCCGGCGTACGCGCCGATCCCCGGAGACGAGGCCCAGATTCTCGGCCGTGTCGTCGCGGTGCTGCGCGCACTCTGA